From the genome of Alphaproteobacteria bacterium SS10, one region includes:
- a CDS encoding malonic semialdehyde reductase has translation MSEKTPLNQQALDLLFNEARTFNDWQDKPVADETLHQVFDLMKMAPTSANCSPARIVFVKSDEAKEKLKPCLAAGNLDKTMSAPVCAIIAQDMEFYEKLPQLFPHTDARSWFAGKPAAIEETAFRNATLQGGYLMLAARALGLDCGPMSGFDKGKVDEAFFAGTTIKSNFLCNLGYGDPVNMHPRSPRFEFGEACTIA, from the coding sequence ATGAGCGAAAAGACACCCCTAAACCAACAAGCTCTCGATCTTTTGTTCAACGAGGCACGAACCTTCAATGATTGGCAGGACAAACCCGTTGCGGATGAGACGCTGCACCAGGTCTTCGACCTGATGAAGATGGCGCCGACCAGCGCCAACTGCTCCCCCGCCCGGATCGTCTTTGTGAAGTCTGACGAGGCGAAGGAAAAGCTGAAGCCATGCCTTGCCGCCGGCAATCTGGATAAGACGATGAGCGCACCGGTTTGTGCCATTATTGCCCAGGATATGGAGTTCTATGAGAAGCTGCCGCAGCTCTTCCCCCATACCGATGCCCGGTCCTGGTTCGCTGGCAAACCCGCCGCGATTGAAGAGACAGCGTTCCGCAACGCGACCCTGCAGGGTGGTTACCTGATGTTGGCCGCCCGGGCCCTCGGTCTGGATTGCGGTCCGATGTCTGGGTTTGACAAGGGCAAGGTGGATGAGGCCTTTTTCGCTGGCACGACGATCAAATCCAACTTCCTCTGCAATCTCGGTTATGGCGACCCGGTCAACATGCACCCACGCAGCCCACGTTTTGAGTTCGGTGAGGCCTGCACCATCGCGTGA